From a single Pigmentibacter ruber genomic region:
- a CDS encoding GNAT family N-acetyltransferase: MISINTNRFNLRTLCEKDSNDIFQFTKDPEISKYLNWESHKDIHDTNDYLTRIILLTKKFPISNLGIEVIDKNRKTIIGTVGLLPKHISSPYTYELGFVLSKEWWGKGIAIQSVQCLMKYAFENYTLERIEAFCVTENLKSWALLEKIGMLREGTRRNFFYKDKSFYDLYMYSILKNEWKEPSH; encoded by the coding sequence ATGATAAGTATTAATACAAATAGATTTAATTTGAGAACATTATGTGAAAAAGATAGTAATGATATTTTTCAATTTACTAAAGACCCGGAAATATCGAAATATTTAAATTGGGAATCTCACAAAGATATTCATGATACTAATGATTATTTAACAAGGATAATATTACTTACAAAAAAATTCCCAATTAGTAACTTAGGAATAGAGGTTATAGATAAAAATAGAAAAACAATAATTGGAACAGTTGGACTGCTACCTAAACATATTTCATCCCCTTACACTTATGAATTAGGCTTTGTACTAAGCAAGGAATGGTGGGGCAAGGGAATTGCTATACAATCTGTTCAATGTCTAATGAAATATGCTTTTGAAAACTATACTTTAGAAAGAATAGAGGCTTTCTGTGTTACAGAAAACCTTAAAAGTTGGGCTTTATTAGAAAAAATTGGAATGTTGCGTGAAGGCACAAGGAGGAATTTCTTCTATAAGGATAAAAGTTTTTATGATCTGTATATGTACTCAATCTTAAAAAATGAATGGAAAGAACCTTCTCATTGA
- a CDS encoding universal stress protein gives MASYNKVLICTDFSDASIKSFEKAFPLAKLFNSEIHICHVVTPVASIPVHGYYYPMNIDLEKEAMAEAEEKMKMLIENRPINKENIHIFFSDPKEGIVAFAKELNIDLIMIAGHHHSFIGMLGSTANYVANKTYCDVLIINQ, from the coding sequence ATGGCTAGTTACAACAAAGTTTTAATTTGTACCGATTTTTCAGATGCTAGTATAAAATCATTCGAAAAGGCTTTTCCTCTAGCAAAGCTGTTTAATTCTGAAATTCATATTTGTCATGTTGTCACACCAGTAGCCTCAATTCCTGTTCATGGTTATTATTATCCAATGAATATCGATTTAGAAAAAGAAGCTATGGCTGAAGCAGAAGAAAAAATGAAAATGCTCATAGAAAATAGACCAATTAATAAAGAAAATATTCATATCTTTTTTTCTGATCCTAAAGAGGGAATAGTTGCTTTTGCAAAAGAGCTTAATATTGATTTAATAATGATAGCAGGACATCATCATTCATTTATTGGTATGTTAGGATCAACCGCAAATTATGTTGCAAATAAAACCTACTGTGATGTTTTGATTATTAATCAATGA
- a CDS encoding redoxin domain-containing protein: MPLHAPEFPPELKWVNSDSSLTLEKFRGHPILLHFWTFGSIHAFQVLSELKKLEDEFSKKGLVVIGIQNPKYFHERNYENVKEACHRLNINHPVILDEEMLIYKKFAIRTLPSYVLIDPEGNIIVSTSCDNRYEYLREKISSLVVGKNLPTFDLYNWSAFDDKFNFRYPTKAVAALVQDKLYYFISDTFNNRIVQLTEEGQFVTSFGEGILYSPLGCCIWKDFLIVCDSGHHRVIAFDLEGKPQRKYKVLAGKGEKGIFESRSEYDAKSAPLNFPSDVCVWGEHLVIACSGSHQIVQYIYKDDSIIHIAGSGKEDLQDGPATHAALAGPSGITAISESVLAFTDSETNSIRLIIKNWNETGKTMIVSLVGGGLAEFGFSDGLGAEAKMQHPLSCAWSPNTQNIYVIDSFNNAMRIYSLGKDYLGTVPLSDELNEPAGISWYSGNLIITDTNSHRILLIKETDIIQRNNTNSIEPAKINKIFKGPFAKITDYSKNNINQNLV, translated from the coding sequence ATGCCACTACATGCTCCTGAATTTCCTCCTGAACTCAAGTGGGTTAACTCTGACTCTTCCCTAACATTAGAAAAATTTAGAGGTCATCCAATTTTACTGCATTTTTGGACCTTTGGAAGTATTCATGCATTTCAAGTATTATCAGAGTTAAAAAAATTAGAAGATGAATTTAGTAAAAAAGGATTAGTTGTAATTGGAATTCAAAATCCAAAATATTTTCATGAAAGAAATTATGAAAATGTTAAAGAAGCTTGTCACAGATTAAATATAAATCATCCTGTTATTTTAGATGAAGAAATGCTTATATATAAAAAATTTGCAATAAGAACTTTGCCATCATATGTATTAATTGATCCTGAAGGAAATATTATTGTTTCAACTTCTTGTGATAATAGATATGAATATTTAAGAGAAAAGATTTCTTCATTAGTAGTAGGTAAAAATCTTCCAACATTTGATCTTTATAATTGGTCAGCATTTGATGATAAATTTAATTTTCGATACCCAACAAAGGCTGTGGCTGCATTAGTTCAAGATAAATTATACTATTTTATATCTGATACTTTTAATAATAGAATTGTTCAATTAACAGAAGAAGGTCAATTTGTAACTTCTTTTGGGGAAGGAATATTATATTCTCCTCTTGGCTGTTGTATTTGGAAAGATTTTTTAATTGTGTGTGATTCAGGACATCATCGGGTTATTGCATTTGATTTAGAAGGAAAACCTCAAAGAAAATATAAGGTTTTAGCTGGAAAAGGTGAAAAAGGGATTTTTGAATCTCGCTCTGAATATGACGCAAAGTCAGCTCCTTTAAATTTTCCTTCTGATGTTTGTGTTTGGGGAGAGCATTTAGTAATTGCTTGTTCTGGTAGTCATCAAATTGTACAGTACATTTATAAAGACGATTCCATCATACATATTGCAGGTTCTGGAAAAGAAGATCTGCAAGATGGCCCTGCAACTCATGCAGCTTTAGCTGGGCCTTCAGGTATAACTGCTATTTCAGAAAGTGTATTGGCGTTTACTGATAGTGAAACTAATTCAATTAGATTGATTATAAAAAATTGGAATGAAACTGGTAAAACAATGATTGTAAGCCTCGTCGGTGGTGGTTTAGCAGAATTTGGATTTTCTGATGGACTCGGTGCAGAAGCTAAAATGCAGCATCCTTTGAGCTGTGCTTGGAGTCCAAATACACAAAATATTTATGTGATAGACTCTTTTAATAATGCAATGCGTATTTACTCTTTAGGAAAAGATTATTTAGGAACTGTGCCATTGTCTGACGAGTTAAATGAACCAGCTGGAATTAGTTGGTATTCTGGAAACTTAATTATTACAGATACAAATTCGCACAGAATTTTATTAATTAAAGAAACTGATATCATACAAAGAAATAACACAAACTCTATTGAGCCAGCAAAGATAAATAAAATTTTTAAAGGTCCTTTTGCTAAAATAACTGATTATTCGAAAAATAATATCAACCAGAATTTAGTTTAA
- a CDS encoding ATP-binding cassette domain-containing protein codes for MKKISIFAKDLAYAINSSNIIFRNVNFNYQEGDIICLLGSNGAGKSTLLKVCSNILEPTFGVYDIIEDNIVLQSNETKIKIVKWLPQNLARPENFKVNEFLTLDFSLQYNSVEEIKIECLKDLEISHLLFTDLDKLSGGEWKKVQLTRIWLTNSRIIFMDEPDSDLDVKNKYFLKEFCLEYVRKNKAILFIITHDLNFAKSIANKICAIKNGLWIWNSEAEHFWSSNLKEKLYDIY; via the coding sequence ATGAAAAAAATTAGTATTTTTGCAAAAGATCTTGCTTACGCAATAAATTCTAGTAACATAATATTCCGAAATGTAAATTTTAACTATCAAGAAGGAGATATTATTTGTCTTCTTGGTAGTAATGGAGCTGGCAAAAGTACTTTACTTAAAGTATGTTCAAACATTCTAGAGCCTACTTTTGGAGTATATGACATAATTGAGGATAATATTGTTTTACAATCAAATGAAACAAAAATTAAAATTGTGAAATGGTTACCTCAGAATTTAGCTAGGCCAGAAAATTTTAAAGTTAATGAGTTTTTAACTTTAGATTTCTCATTGCAGTATAATTCAGTTGAAGAGATAAAAATTGAATGTTTAAAAGATTTAGAAATTTCACATTTATTGTTTACTGATTTAGATAAATTAAGTGGTGGTGAATGGAAAAAAGTTCAACTTACAAGAATTTGGTTAACTAACTCAAGAATTATTTTTATGGATGAACCTGATTCTGATCTAGATGTAAAAAATAAATATTTTCTTAAGGAGTTTTGTTTAGAATATGTCAGAAAAAATAAAGCTATATTATTTATAATTACACATGATCTAAATTTTGCTAAAAGTATAGCAAATAAAATTTGTGCTATTAAAAATGGTTTATGGATCTGGAATTCTGAAGCAGAACATTTTTGGAGTTCTAATCTCAAAGAGAAATTATATGATATTTATTGA
- a CDS encoding FecCD family ABC transporter permease: protein MKNKLSLKVFLLYVIFYIISTIINILFGSTDLFDKENFEKNFNIFIKIFELRINNFFTVSFIGATLAFCGNILQNILKNPLADPFILGISSGGTCIVAFLMLFPIPSSLLSYTINISFSFQTIAAFVGCMLSFNFILILRRKIKSVNDEYVYPVIGIIINTFLSSIILFIFSILKPEKLSEIHNFLIGSIQPLSFYEILVVIIIAIYPVNKLIQLSKYFNIIQFGDDFSKSMGIKPEKIRKQCIFYVCILISITVSIAGIISFIGLIIPHLVRKIHRVDSKSELFICTFLGAIVLLNADTLSRVLLSPAQLPVGIFTALIGAPFLTMILLKRYKI, encoded by the coding sequence TTGAAAAATAAATTATCTTTAAAAGTATTTTTATTATATGTAATCTTTTATATTATTTCGACCATCATAAATATTCTTTTTGGCTCTACCGATCTTTTTGATAAGGAAAATTTTGAGAAAAATTTTAATATTTTTATAAAAATTTTCGAATTGAGAATTAATAATTTTTTTACTGTCTCGTTTATTGGAGCAACTTTAGCTTTTTGTGGAAATATCTTACAAAATATTTTAAAAAATCCTTTAGCTGATCCCTTTATATTGGGTATATCTTCTGGGGGGACATGTATAGTAGCTTTTTTAATGCTTTTTCCAATACCTTCTTCCTTATTATCTTATACTATTAATATAAGTTTTTCTTTTCAAACAATAGCAGCATTCGTAGGTTGTATGTTGTCATTTAACTTTATTTTGATATTACGTAGAAAAATAAAATCAGTAAATGATGAATATGTATATCCAGTAATTGGAATAATTATAAATACTTTTTTATCTTCTATTATATTATTTATTTTTTCCATTCTAAAACCAGAAAAACTTTCTGAAATACATAATTTTTTGATTGGTTCTATACAACCTTTAAGTTTTTATGAAATATTAGTTGTCATAATTATTGCAATTTATCCTGTGAATAAGTTAATTCAACTTAGCAAATATTTTAATATTATTCAGTTTGGTGATGATTTTTCTAAATCTATGGGTATTAAACCAGAAAAAATTAGGAAACAGTGCATATTTTATGTTTGTATTTTAATTTCAATAACGGTTTCTATTGCAGGAATTATTAGTTTTATTGGATTGATTATCCCTCATTTAGTCAGAAAAATACATAGAGTTGATTCAAAAAGTGAACTTTTTATTTGTACTTTTTTGGGTGCAATAGTATTATTAAATGCTGATACATTGTCGAGGGTATTATTAAGTCCAGCACAGCTTCCTGTGGGTATTTTTACCGCTTTAATTGGAGCTCCATTTCTAACAATGATTTTATTAAAAAGATATAAGATATGA
- a CDS encoding ABC transporter substrate-binding protein — protein MKRRFFFFILFFLTIQSCYSIESKNLKIVTLAPNLTEIIYALGEENKLVGNTILCDYPLQAKTIYKIGNFNNPNVERIITKGANIVFATEGNPDDKLKFLEKNNIKVIKFQPQTVNEISDMIYTISKELGVVNKGNELVFQIKNSIEKLKKMSKINKRKFVFILQFEPIYTFSENTWIGSVFKLGGFENIIGNSSIRYPKISDEFLLKNKPEIFFIGGIEGKSKEESIEIYNKKLGKLYGNLKEKFNIVIVPKDILVRPGPRIIDGIKFLESIKIEK, from the coding sequence ATGAAAAGAAGGTTTTTTTTTTTCATCCTGTTTTTTTTAACAATACAGTCTTGTTATTCCATTGAGAGCAAAAATCTAAAAATAGTTACTTTAGCGCCTAATCTGACAGAAATTATATACGCTCTAGGTGAAGAAAATAAATTAGTTGGAAATACAATTCTGTGTGATTATCCTTTGCAAGCTAAAACTATTTATAAAATAGGAAATTTCAATAATCCTAATGTAGAAAGAATTATTACTAAGGGCGCAAATATTGTTTTTGCAACAGAAGGAAATCCTGATGATAAATTGAAATTTTTAGAAAAAAATAATATAAAAGTTATTAAATTTCAACCTCAAACAGTAAACGAAATTTCAGATATGATTTATACTATTTCTAAAGAGTTAGGTGTAGTTAATAAAGGTAATGAATTAGTTTTTCAGATTAAAAATAGTATTGAAAAATTAAAAAAAATGAGTAAAATTAACAAAAGAAAGTTTGTATTTATACTGCAGTTTGAGCCTATTTATACATTTAGTGAAAATACCTGGATAGGTAGTGTTTTTAAATTAGGTGGTTTTGAAAATATTATTGGGAATAGTTCTATACGATATCCTAAGATTAGTGATGAGTTTTTGTTAAAAAACAAACCCGAAATTTTTTTTATTGGTGGTATTGAAGGGAAGAGTAAAGAAGAATCTATTGAAATATATAACAAAAAACTTGGGAAATTATATGGAAATTTAAAAGAAAAATTTAACATAGTTATTGTTCCTAAAGATATTTTAGTTAGACCAGGACCGCGTATAATAGACGGAATAAAATTTTTAGAAAGTATAAAAATTGAAAAATAA
- a CDS encoding sigma-70 family RNA polymerase sigma factor has product MARKKEIVPADDEKQTNDSNKANKRSFVRVSGHEGQKAKKSNVKANSNSKSKTSILLDAEVIDDENDDKENLSKERQDIIDIGNYKDSESEVILDDSDILPALQDEEEDEDDEDLDDSLDISNQESGLITTNALQKYLAELRKYSLMTREEEREVAIKAYEEHDIESRNKLVTSNLRLVVKIAMEYRRAYSQILDLIQEGNAGLVQAVNRFNPYRGVKLSTYSAWWIRAYILKFLMDNKSLVRMGTTDAQRKLFFRLRGEAEKLYALTQKFDANLLAEKIGVQPQDVVEMQQRLTKNDVSLDSPVGDDSDTRQVDLLFSDSEEADVSYEREQLLKILRKEVAFIEKELNERDAFIFHNRIMSDDPITLQDVGDKYGITRERARQLEARVIKKIKDRIIAAGILK; this is encoded by the coding sequence ATGGCTCGTAAGAAAGAGATTGTTCCAGCTGATGATGAAAAGCAAACAAATGATTCAAATAAAGCGAACAAAAGATCTTTTGTTCGGGTTTCTGGGCATGAAGGTCAGAAGGCAAAAAAATCAAATGTAAAAGCAAATTCCAACTCCAAAAGCAAAACCTCAATTCTTCTCGATGCAGAAGTGATTGATGATGAAAATGATGATAAAGAGAATTTATCAAAAGAAAGACAAGATATAATAGATATTGGTAATTATAAAGACTCTGAAAGTGAAGTTATTTTAGATGACTCAGATATTTTGCCAGCTTTGCAAGATGAAGAAGAAGATGAGGATGATGAAGACTTAGATGACAGCCTAGATATCTCAAATCAAGAAAGCGGTTTGATTACAACCAATGCGCTGCAAAAATATCTGGCGGAACTGCGTAAATACTCTCTTATGACCCGTGAAGAAGAGCGGGAAGTAGCAATCAAAGCCTACGAAGAACATGATATAGAGTCTAGAAATAAATTAGTTACATCAAATTTAAGGCTAGTAGTTAAAATTGCAATGGAGTACAGGAGAGCTTATTCACAGATTTTAGATCTTATTCAAGAAGGAAATGCTGGCCTTGTTCAAGCTGTGAATCGTTTTAATCCCTATAGAGGAGTAAAGCTATCAACCTATAGTGCTTGGTGGATAAGAGCATACATTTTAAAATTTCTTATGGATAATAAAAGTTTGGTAAGAATGGGAACGACCGATGCGCAAAGAAAATTATTTTTTAGGCTTAGAGGCGAAGCTGAGAAATTGTATGCATTAACTCAAAAATTTGATGCAAATTTATTGGCTGAAAAAATAGGAGTACAACCCCAAGATGTTGTTGAAATGCAACAACGACTTACAAAGAATGATGTTTCTTTAGATTCACCAGTTGGTGATGATAGCGATACTAGGCAGGTGGATTTATTGTTTTCTGATTCAGAAGAAGCAGATGTTTCTTATGAAAGAGAGCAATTATTAAAGATTTTAAGAAAAGAAGTTGCGTTCATAGAAAAAGAATTAAATGAGAGAGATGCCTTTATTTTTCATAATAGAATTATGTCTGATGATCCTATTACCCTTCAAGATGTTGGAGATAAATATGGTATTACTCGAGAAAGAGCTCGCCAACTAGAAGCAAGAGTTATTAAAAAAATAAAAGATAGAATAATAGCAGCAGGTATTTTAAAATGA